TGCCCCCTTGGCCACCGAAGGGGCCATTCTAGAGGAGCTGCCGCCACAGGAGAGGTCAATGCCGCTTGAGGTCGGCGTGGGGACATCCCGGTCCCTAGTCTGGGTGGCTACCCTCAGTGACGTGATAGAGGAGATGGAGTGGGGGAGCGTCTAGGCGGAGGTATGATATGTCCATGCGTCCTGACCACCGCATTGTACTCGATGTGAGCCATCATCGGCCCGTTCAGCTAGGTATCATATGTCCATGCTTCCAACCtttagtttttctttttctacaCCCCTAAGTCTTGTCTTCTCCGCAGGTGCTCATGGTTCATAGCTAGAAGAAGTCCCAATCCCTTGCAGAGGAGACATGGTGGAGCGAGGATCTAGTCGCACAGCTCGCTGCTGCCGGCTAGAAGGTGGCGGAGCTTGCCCCCGCCGCCCAGGAGCTGGCCGACCTCTAGGTCAGGGAGAGGAATGCTCGTGATGATGCCTGCAAGGTCAGGGAGAAGCTTATGGCCCTGGTCAAGAGGGCATAGATGAATGCCAAGGAGGCCGAGCGGCTGCAGAAGGAGCAGGATGGTTTACTCTAGGCCATAGAGGAGCTCCATACGGAGCATGACTTGGCATGCCAAGAGCACACCGGTGCCTGGCAACAGATTGGCATGCTCTTGGGTGAGGTAGCAGGGGAGCAGGACCTAAAGATCACGATTGAGGATGTGTTTGCTAGGCTTGCCGCGGAGGTTGGTGAGCACCAAGAAGAGATCTAGCACCTGAGGGCCGAGGTGACCTAGCAGCAGgatgaggtgcgcaagctccggGCGAACATGGACGGTAAGTCTCTAGCTtcccttgttatttttcttcctgAAATCCGTGATTGGCCTTTTAACATGGTCGGTATGGCACTTGGGTAGGTCTTGATGACAAGCTCGAGATGaaggtggtgaagagccatgaCCTGGAGAAGGAGCCTGGTGAGATGAAGGACATCCTCCAGAAGGAGAGAGACAAGCATGATAACCTCCATGTCACCGTCTAGCTGGTGTGCAACAAGCTAGAACTGGCCCCGGAGCAAGAGACAAGCTCCTTTGTGGTTCATGCTACCTAGATTACAGATCAGGTGCATGAGATGGCGAGAGACATGATCCACCTCGGCGTTCATCACTCGTTCGTGATCGCACGTTCTCACTATGAGAACATTGATCTAGCGACGATAAGCTAGGGCTTCGCACCCGGCTACTCTGAGGCCGAGCTGGACGAGATCGAGGAGAAGGTGGCTGCCCTGGTGCATGACCTAGCTATGAAGATGGAAGAGGAAATCATCCCCCTGAGGGattagtttagtcagataggtcaagCGCCATACTTGTAATAAACAGACAAGTTTTGGTCCTTTCGTTTTGGTTTGAACAAACTTGCTTTTTTTGCCTTGGTTGAACAAATGTGCTCTTTTGTTTCGGtggaacaaatttgttctttcttcctttttatgTATAAGGAAGGTTAATGCATTCCAACCCTTTCCATTGTTAAGACTACAAAGCTCAAGGTGCGgttgaaaaaactctgatcacgcttgTGAGCAAGAGCGCCGTAGCCGCTGGAGTGTAGGCTCcttgcagtccgactagttttactcaaggTTTGTTTCCGCAGACCTCGCCTCAGGATTCCTAATGTGAGAAAAGGGTCAGGAATAGCGATTGTTTCTGAATAGGTGTAtgtacccttatcagcccccgagtgagatctaacCCCTGgctgttgctagggtcaggtTTCACTGAAGATTGGGGAAACGATAGCgatactgataagagaaagtgtttttTCATTTTAGAAATGTTATCCACAATTTTTGTTAGTACACGCACGGATTaggggtagaagcgacgtagttgCTCAATATTCCATGCATTGAcaaagacctcgccgtcgatggtcttgagtttGTAAGTGCTGGGTCGGAGCACCTTTGAGACGACGTACGATCCCTCGCACGGTGGAGagtttgtggtggttcttgttgctctggacgaggtggAGCAGCAAGTCTCcaatgttgaaggcccgaccccgcaccCGACGACTATGGTACTGACGCAATGCCTATTGGTACTtagccgagcagaggagggctaCATCATGCGCTTCATtgagctgatccatggcatctttgagggatgccttggctccctgctcattgtacgccctgacccttggtgctctGTAGTCGAGGTCGATCGAAAGgatggcctcagaaccgtagaccatgaagaaaggcgtgtagccgaTAGCTCGGTTgggggtcgtccttaggctccagagcaccataaGGAGCTTCGTGACCCATCGCCCACCGAACTTGTTcagccggttgaagatcctaggcttgaggactTGTAGGACCATACCGTTCGTGCGCTCGACTTGCCCATTCGTGCGGGGTGcaccacggtggcccaatcgacgtggatgtgatattcatcatagaattggaggaacttcttcctgcTGAACTgcatgccgttgtctgtgatgatggagtttgggactccaaaatgATGGacaatgtcgaggaagaatagcacggcttgtTCAGACTTGAATGTGGAGATtggccgagcctctatccatttcacaaacttgtctacggcgacaAGCAGGTGCGTATAGCTCTCGGGCGCTCTTTTGAGAGGCCCGGCCAtattgagcccccagaccatgaacaaCCACGTGATTAGGACTGTTTGGAGCGCCTGGGCAGGTAggtgggtttgccgagcgtaatactggcacccttcgtaggtgcgcatgaCCTGTTTAGTGTCGGCTACTGTGgtcagccagtagaagccttatcggaacgcgtttccaaccaaggttctaggtgtggTATGGTGGTTGCAGACctcaccgtggatatcactcagtaGCTACTTCCATTGTTTGATTAGGAtacagcgctgtaggatcctggtgtggctgcGCTTGTAGAGCTCTCCCTCGATGAAGACAAACGACTTGGCGCGGCGTGCAAGCTACTGAGCTCCGTCTTGTCCATCGGTAATGCCTTTCGGAGGAGGTAATCGAGGTATGGAATCCTCCAGTTAGcgagagggtcaggctctgctaCTGGGTCGGCGTCAAGCTCCATTACCTTAGGGTCAGGAGGAGCTAAGGGCTAATCAGCCCCAAGCCTAGGGTCAGCGATTCATCACCAGTTCGCTCTGGGTCCTTGTAGCGGACTGAGGGCTTGTACTGGTCGCTGGCAAAAATGCCTGTCGGCACCGGCTCTTAGCCGGATGCCATTTTTGCTAGCGCGTCGGCTGCCTCATTGAGccgcctcaggatgtgattgagctcaaggccatcgaacttgtccttcAGCTGGCGGACCTCttggcaatatgcagccatcttggcattgtggcatctagactccttcatgacttggtcaatgaccagctgggagtcgccccgaaCGTCGagccatcggatgcccaactcaatggtgaTGCGCAAGCCTTTGACGAGCGCCTCATACTTGGTGACATTGTTGGAGGTGAGGAAGTGAATGCGAACTGTGTACTTCATACATACCCCAAGGGGGGAAACAAAGACCAACCCCGTGCCGATGACTTTTTTCATCAacaatccatcgaagtacatcatccagtactcttggtcgatggctgctggtggcatttagacctcggtccattctgcgACGAAGTCAGCTAGCGCTTGGGACTTGATGACTGTCTGAGGGGTAtatgaaatgccctgatccattagcttgagtgcccacttcgcgattcttcccatggcatcccggttttggacgacctcccaagagggaaggacgtcacgaccgttACCAggtgcgactcaaagtagtgacgcaatttCCTTTTGGCGATTAGGACGgtgtacaggagcttctagatctgAGGGTAGCAagtcttggaatcagacaagacctcactaatgaagtacatggggcgctgtactttgagggcatgtccctcttcttcccacTCCACTACCAGCATAGCGTTGACCACTCGTGTGGTGGGCGCAATGTAGAGCAGGAGTGGTTCCCCATCGATCGGGGGAACCAGGATCGAGGCCTTCGTCAGGAGTTCCTTGACCTTGTCGAGCACCCCTTGGGCCTCAGGCATCCACTCAAAGTGGTTGGCTTTCTTcaaaagtcgataaagggggagacctcattcaccgaggcatgagataaaatgtctgagcatggtgaggcaccctgtaactcattgtaccccctttatgttttgaataaaacccatccttatgatggccgagatcttctctgggttggcctcaatgccgcgcTCGAAGACGATGAATCCCAGCAGCATACCCTTGGAACCCTAAAAATGCACTTCTCGAGGTTGAGTTTTATGCCGTTAGCTTGGAGTTTCACAAATGTCTACTCAAGGTCAGACATGAGCTGGTCAGTCcgcttggacttgaccatgacatcatcgacataggcctcaacggtctacCCAATGAGATCCCTGAAACATTTGAGAATGCatcgttggtatgtagcccccacGTTTTTAGACCCAACGACATCGTGACATAGTAGAACGAtccgaacggggtgatgaaagacgtcgtgagctggtcggattctttcattaTGATTTGATGGTattcggagtacgcatcaaggaagcaaagggtttcacaccctgaggtcaaGTCAACTACCTGGTCTATGCAcaccaaaggaaatagatcctttgggcacgccttgttaagacccgtgtaatcaacacacattctccatttcctcctctttttcttacaagaataggattggctaaccacttagggtgatacacctccttgatgaatgtggccgccaaaagctttgcaatctcctcgccgatggccctacgcttctctTCGTCGAAGCAtcataggcgctgcttcactggcttggagccaggcctgatcttcaaggagtgctcgatgacttctctcagaatgactagcatgtccgagggtttccacacaaagatgtctcagTTGGTgtggaggaagtcaatgagcgcactttcctatttggaggaaagcgcgGTGCCGATGCACACCACCTTGCCCTCagagccgctggggtctatgaggacctccttggtgccctccatgggctcaaAATACCTAGCCAActgcttggggtcgggtgcttctttgaCGATCTCCTTCTTGATGGCCGCGAGCTTCTTGGAGGTGACCATAGCTGTGGCATGCTCgcaacactcgacctcacacttgtAGGCacgttggaaggaggtgccgatggtgatgatcccgcGGGGAGGCATCTTCAATTTCAAGTAGGTGCAAttggggatagccatgaacttcgcataacaTGGTCAtccaaggatggcgtggtaggttctgtGGAACCCGATCACtttgaaggtaagggtctctatCCTGTAGTTGGTCAGATTCTTGAAgtgatgggcagattgatctgcccgagCGGCATGGCCTACTtcctaggcatgatgccatggaaaggtgccccgGTCTGCTAGATGCATGatcgatcgatgcccatggcgtcgagcgtctCGGCATATAGGATGTTGAGGACACTACCATCGTCCATCAATACTTTGGTAAgccgcttcatgccgatgatcgggtcgaccatgagaGGGTACCTTCCCAGCTGTGGGATGCTTTTCAGAGTGGTCGGTCTAGTCAAAGGTAATGGTGACTCTGATCATCGGAGGATGGAGGGCACAGCTGGCTCGACCATATAGACCTCGTGACGCACAAGCTTCTGATGGCACCTGGAACCATAGGCTGCCgccccccgaagatcatgaggcagccatctagcatcGGATAGCCGCCATCTTTCCCTTTGG
The sequence above is drawn from the Miscanthus floridulus cultivar M001 chromosome 15, ASM1932011v1, whole genome shotgun sequence genome and encodes:
- the LOC136506998 gene encoding uncharacterized protein; its protein translation is MPPAAIDQEYWMMYFDGLLMKKVIGTGLVFVSPLGVCMKYTVRIHFLTSNNVTKYEALVKGLRITIELGIRWLDVRGDSQLVIDQVMKESRCHNAKMAAYCQEVRQLKDKFDGLELNHILRRLNEAADALAKMASG